Part of the Vigna unguiculata cultivar IT97K-499-35 chromosome 3, ASM411807v1, whole genome shotgun sequence genome, tttctttttgcaaaCCAAAGTCATTATCCATcacattttctttctctttcaccATAAATTATCCTAGTAGATActgaatatgaaatatattacctgctttttttttttttccaaactaTTGAGCAAATTTATATGGAGACAATATGTGGAAGACTCTAatggttcttcttttaaaagAGGTTCAAAGGAAGAGATTGATCGTGTAATCCACATTATCAAACTTTGTCTGTTTAAGGTTGTCGAGTTCTGCAAGTTGAGGTTACATGGACTTAACTTTTCTTTGcctaacaataataattgaaattagaTACATCAAATTCAGACAACTGCTGTGTACATAAATAGTATTTGAATAGTAAGGTTGTTGATTTTTCTCGCCGATTACTAGaaattgtgtttttattaagtttatttaacgttttaaatatattttatgataatatttggattaacatttaaaaaaaaatgtcaaatggtataaataattcaaatattatgatgatatatgtttgaaatgtcaaaaaaatctaacaaaatctggttaaaataattaaattcatatatttctaaaaataactaatttcaaattttactaaaatgtGAGAGACTAAAAATATAGTTAACCCTTCTATTTATCTCGTGGATGGAGTCAACAATACAgacaaataattaaagaaagatGTGTAAAgtcttaaaaacaatatttagaAAGTTAGAAACAATTATTTACCTGAGAGGAATAAAGAATGACATGAAAGTTTAAGAATAGTATATAATTTAACTTAACTGTGACATACAGacgtgaaatttaaaataaaatcaaaagatcataaaaaagaagaaaaattaagaaGTTTAGAAACTTAATAGACAAACTGGTACAgattcaaattttaaagaagtatataattttgattcacaaattgataattttttaaattaaagggttgggtttaattaaaaaaaatgattattttttaaattaaaagatgcACAAAAAATTGGTAGAAATTTAAGTAAATGATAGCTTGTActaataattgataattaattttaaaaattgtttactttttaaattaaaaaaatcctaTTTACTTTGTGTAAATAATTGAAGTAAAAGCGTTTATGtaagaattgaaataaaaaattacattacaaTTAATTGAACAACAAGAAACATGATgcacatttaaataaaaatgttacaatATGTTTAAGTCAAAGCAAGTTGCACAAGTAGAAGAAACAGAGGGGAAATGTAACTGAATTGAGAAATACTTGGTGTTTGTTTAGGTGAAaacaacaaaaggaaaaaaaaaaaggtgaatttCACATCTTTTATTTCCGCTCCCAAATGTGAGGAAATAAATAGTGcattttgaattaatattaatgaattaattCTGAAATGACCATATTTAtgtttagatatttttattatgaaaataatctaccaataaaaattagtaTACAGTTTTTTCatcaactaaaaaatattgaaaattgttTCATCTTAGAATCAAATGAGTCTAGAATCATAACCTACTTTTAACTCTTaacaattgattatattataattttttatttctgttcTTTTACACTAAAGACAGtaattctattataatttttatttactctaCTTTATATTTCCTATTTACTGCTCTCTCGTGGgtcaaataacaaaaacaataatatacCTTTCAGCATAAGACCACTTTTAACCTTTTTCCGACATGATGGTTACAACAATAGAGATGTGTTGTTAGGGAATAAATGTGTACGGCTAAGATTTTCCTTGTTCTTTCAACCCTCTCTCAACTTGTTTGAGTTGGAATGAATACTCACATTGTTGAGTGTCTCGTAAATCAACAATGaatgtattttgtatttttcgaaGCTCTGGTTGTTTACATCGCCTTATAAACTGCTGTTACCTCGTAACATGTTCTGTGGGTTTATGCtttctaaaacaaaatcaaaaactcTCATCTCTAATCACGAGTTGCAGTAATCAATAAACTCCCTTGTTCTCCATGTTTCTGTGAAAATGTAACCCTTCACATCAATGAATGCAAACACCACAATACCTCTGCATGGAACCATCGAGTCACATTGCTTAATCACTCTTACGTTTGTTCGTCCAGAACATGAGCTTTTCCAAACTAACCCACAAGTTTTAACCACAGCTGAAGGTGATGACACCAAGGCAATAGAAATGAGTGTAAGAGTTGAGGGAGCGAAGGAGGACATAACAGTGACATGGGAGAATTTGTGGGTCACTGTTTCAagtggaaagaaaaagaagccAATTTTGCAGGGTCTTACAGGTTATGCTAGCCCAGGGAGGATTCTGGCCATAATGGGCCCTTCAGGATGTGGAAAATCTACACTTCTTGATGGTTTAGCAGGTCATTACTCACACACTCTAGTGTCTACAATTCATTCATTATGGTAGTGTTGATTCCTTTATCTGTATATTACCTGTATAAAATCTTATGATTCAAGCAATGTTGCAGGAAGATTGAGCTCACAAATGAAGCATACAGGGAAGATTCTAATCAATGGCCAGAAACAAACACTGGCCTATGGAACATCAgtaagaaaattctcaaaatctacgatcttaaaagaaaaagtagcaTCTTTTTGCAGGAAAGAAATAATTGCTTTAACTACCATGTGAAATCAGGGCTATGTAACACAAGAAGATGCTATGCTGTCAACTTTAACAGCTGGGGAAACTTTATACTACTCTGCTGAGCTCCAGTTTCCAGATTCCATGTCCACAGCAGAGAAGAAGGAACAAGCAGATATCACACTCAGAGAAATGGGTCTGCAAGGTGCCATTAACACAAGGGTTGGAGGGTGGGGTTCTAAGGGTCTCAGTGGGGGACAAAAGAGGAGACTTAGCATCTGCATTGAGATTCTAACACGGCCAAGACTCCTTTTCCTTGATGAACCAACAAGTGGACTTGACAGTGCAGCTTCCTATTATGTTATGAGTAGAATTGCAACTCTAAATCTAAGAGATGGAATTCGAAGGACTATTGTTACTTCCATCCATCAGCCAAGCAGTGAAGTCTTTGAACTTTTTCATGATCTCTGTCTTCTGTCTTCTGGTGAAACTGTATATTTTGGTCCAGCCTCTGATGCAAATCAGGTGAAGAACTCAAATCCTACATTCCTAGTACATAAACATCTTTTGATCTGAGAAGATGGCAAAACACATAGTAACTTTTTGATTCATCGcagtttttttcttcaaacgGTTTCCCATGCCCAACCCTCCACAATCCTTCTGATCACTACTTAAGGATCATAAATAAAGATTTCGAACAGGTACGTATATTCTCAACTTTTACTATCTCAGAGGAAAATGCTGACAAAATACTCAAATTAAATTGATTCATCTTATTGTTCTCAGGATGCTGAAGAAGGCTTTGGCAAGGGAGTAAGTACAGAAAAAGCAATTGATACCCTTGTAAAGTCTTATAGGTTGTCTCAAGTAAGAAAACAAGTTAAAAGGgaagtgaaaaaaatagttgaaagtGTAAGTTTCATGCTCCACTCTACCTACCTACCAACACTACAAGACAAAGAATAATTTCACAAACCCAAACACTTACTACACACAAAATATACTTACTTTTGCATGACTTCAGGATTCTTGTGAAGCAAGGAAGAACAGGATTCATGCTGCATTTCCCACTCAATGCCTTGTTCTTACAAGAAGATCTTCATTGCAATTCTTTCGTGACATAAGCAATTACTGGCTACGTTTAATAGTCTTTATTGTAATAGCTATAAGCATTGGATCTATCTTCTACAACATAGGCACAGAAAATGGATCTGTTCAGGTAAGTAGATAATAAGCACAATGCTTACCTTTAATAAACAAACTTTGAAGAGTAATACAATACCCTCATGCATTTTTCAGGGGAGAGGTTCTCTgctcatattttttgtttcagttCTGACTTTCATGACCCTTGTCGGTGGATTTTCTCCACTCCTGGAGGAAATGAAGGTAAACATCCTGTCATTTATTGCCATATAGTGAAGCAGCTTTCATTTCTGGAGTCAACAACTGCTTTAAGAAACTAAGAAACATAACATGTTGTAATGTGATGTAATGCAACACTTGTCCTTAAACCAGACATACTACTCTTTCAAAGATTTGAAACTGTTTTAAGAAACTAAGAAACATAACATATTGTAATGTAACACTTGTTCTTGAACTAGACACATACTGCTTTGAAATCTACTTAATTTAAGAAAAGTATTAAGTATGAAATTATTACCTAAACTTTGACGATCCAAACTTTGATACACTATTAACCTAACTGCATCAAATATTTGTGATGTCAGGTATTTGGACGAGAGAGATTGAATGGGCACTATGGGGTGACAGCATTTCTGATAGGACACACATTCTCTGCTGTTCCTTACATGATACTGATCTCTGTTATTCCTGGAGGAATAGTGTACCACCTTTGTGGATTGCACAAAGGAATAGATCGTTTCTTCTACTTCACATCTTTGCTATTCGCCATAGTTATGTGGGTTGAGAGTCTCATGTTGGTGATTGGAAGCATCTCCCCAAACTATGTAATAGGCATGTTCCTTGCTGGTGGAGTTGAAGGACTCATGATTGTAACGGGTGGATTCTATAGACTGCCAAATGATCTTCCGAAGCCATTGTGGAAGTACCCTTTCTACTATGTTTCCTTCCTCAAGTATGCCCTCCAAGGATCCTTCAAGAATGACTTTGATGGCCTAACATTTTCAGTGAATCTTGAAGGAGGAGGCTCTGCAAGCATGAGTGGTAGAGAAGTTCTAGCAGAAACATGGCACGTGGAAATGGGACATTCTAAGTGGGTCGATCTTGCAATCATGTTTGCAATGATTCTTCTGTATCGAGTTCTGTTCTTGGTCATCACTAAGTTCAAGGAGAAGTTCAAGCCTTTTCTTGCATCCATTAGTCTTCGACCATGACTTCTCACTGCAATCAGTTTAGAGACACTAGAGTCAAATGATGCTCGATGTGTTAGTTTGTTTACTAACTTCGCTGCTCttgttttatatgaaaatcttttgaatttACTAGATGAATGCGTGCAtgtaatttcaaattatttaaatatgtctaattattcaaatttgtttatttatttatgcccCTATgcattttttatgatatatatatatatatatatatatatatatatatatatatatatatatatatatatatgcgttTTCATTTTATGCTTGTGTTGGAAGTTCGTGATGATTCTTAGGACTTTAGTGTTGCATCTTTAAATTATGAGTAATAGTATTTTGacaaacaaagttttaaactacacttttttaataaataaggtactactttattactttattttcattaaaaaataaaaaatattctatttaattctatttataaaaattttgtctAGTTTGACAAATTTGTCAACAAATAATTTTCCTTAAATTAGATGCTCATGTTCTTCATGAAAATATCTGACTTGGTATCTCGTTTCAAAGTGTCTATGTTGcccatattttaatataatttggttCGTATTCTTTACAACTTACTTATGACTAAAATTTACCtaagaaaatgaggactaaaacttacctaagaaaaaaaaatccaaatctTGATTAAAGCACAATTTTATCTGCGCTATTTGCATGTTTCCTTTACTTGTGATATAATCCAATGTTTTTGTccatatttaaacattttaaaaagttttagaaataagaaagaaaaactcttaaaatctatctttttaatatatgaatcttaatacactaaaataactaaaattatagtttctttattttatcttttattttagttgttgcacaataatattaaaatataatttaattattatggattaaattgaattttagaagtattatataatgaatataatatttatacgtctacaaatgtttttttttttcctttttatatcatgtaatgatataatatttgtaCACCTAGAATATCATTAGATTTGAATATGCATAGATTACAACATGTGACCttagaaacaaatatataataaccaTAAAGTATATCATCTTGATTATTAGTCAATACATGTCTATATAATAGATAAAGAAGAAATGCCTACAACATCACAAGTAAACAAACCATGACcaatattaaagaataaatcTTAATAATTTTACCTGTATTCTGATCTATCAGCTAAATGAGCTTCATAATATTGGAAATAGTTTAAGTATaagtcaaagtcccacattggatagaataaacaaagttaaatactatataagaataaagatccaTAACACCATTGCCCTAAGGTTTTGGAGTAAAAGTTGTGTCAAAtaccttatatgtgtaagaccaatgtcatataatatagaaccacaatctctccaTAACTATAACCcacaaatgaaaatttatataaactcAACACATAGTTCCCCCACTAACACAACAATCAGGATATAAACCCAAACAACATTCAAAATCCTTTATGGTACAATTCACACGATCTCTCCACAACTATAACCcacaaatgaaaatttatataaactcAACACATAGTTCCCCCACTAACACAACAATCAGGATATAAACCCAAACAACATTCAAAATCTTTTATGGTACAATTCACACGTCTCATGATCAATTTCAACACTCATGGCTTCGATCTCTTTATTAGTATAGCCTTTGTTTGTAAAACCTTGAATGGTCCTTGAGATTGGCATAAATGAATAAACATAATGATATAAACACATAGcacttttcaatttaaaaaacacACATTACCATTTCTTTTATGTTCAAAAATCTTGACTAAATATGATAagtctttaaaaatattttgaaatccCAATTGAATGCAATCCCCTAATGTAGATTTATTCATTGAAACtctctttaaaaataataaacataataatataaacacaGAGCACTTTGCAATTTAAAAAACACACTGTGTCATTTCTTTTATGTTCAAAAATCTTgattaaatatgataaatctttagaaatattttgaaatccCAATTGAATACAATCCTCTAATGTAGAGTAGGGAGATTTCTTAAGGTTCTTCCCATGGTTCAGTTCTCCTACAACAAACCTATATTGTGCAAGATGGTTCAGTGATGATGCAAATGAGGTATGAAAAGAATTGGAGAATTTGTGAAGGCCGGCTCACTAAAAATGCAATTGCTAATGTGCAAAGAAATTGGAATGCCTTGTAATTGCTTCAaacaattatttggatcttttcTCTTACAAGGGAATTTCTCTTTCTTATTCCACTAAATCAATGGCTCTACTTTCTccaatattttctctttttaggAGGATTTATAATAAGCACTAATGTACATGTTCTCCTTCATagtaatatatttcttttttgttgaaaaatatattatggtAACTACTACACTACTATAAGTTTATTGATCTTTCCTGCAATGGCATCTATCATTAGTATACTCCAATTTTATAAGGCTATAAAGTATACTTATAGAGCTCCTTCTTAAACTACTACCTTGTAGTTCACAGATTCTATTATTGAAGTCATTGTAAGTTGTAAAGCTACAAACTTAGAAGTTTgaacaaaacaacaaattagTTGTGCAAATCAATATTTGGaggaattaaaaataacatgatATTGAGAGGCAACTTATAACCCTTTAGCAACACCTGGATATTTAACTACTCCAATTGGTTGATTAATAGTCACATGTAAATCAAAAAAACCTTCAAGTATACATGTAAAATTTTCCCAAACTACAATTCTAGCatcaatttattcaaaaaaaacacaaaatgatAACTAAATAGTCCCATGGTCCTGGTAATAAACACAAGATCAATGGATTAGTCatgataaatattcaaagaacaataacataaataatgCTCACTCAAACCAATACCATTTTTTAACAATTCATTATAGTTTTactaaatgaaaaagaaaacaataagcAATCTATAATGAGAAATCAGTTATAAAAAGATCATGACAATATTAGAAAGATGAAGGATCATTAGCTCATAtggattttataaaaaaaactaatcaaaATTTTCGAAAGTTGAATAATGGGTTCTAGACATCTAATTTATCCAAACTATTAGTCTTTTTCTccaaaaagtaataataaaaaattctagTCCCTATGTAACTTAACTAAAAGTTAATATAGCTTCAAATATAAGCGTTTGCTTTCTATAGACTCACCTTGTTGCATATACATTTGATAGATAACTagaatgttaatttcatttagtACCTTGGCATGAGCCTCAACCAATTTGTCATTCTACAAACCtaaatcttctttttttcacaataataatcaccacaataattaaaattcaacacAAAATTTTCGACATTTCATCAAACATGCACAATGATACATTTCATTTACCTAATGATTCAAAAGAATTGACTTCATATGACGATTGGCATCACGATTCTAAAGAAACCACAAGTCTTTTAGTCAATGTTTCTCTCTTCCCATCGATATCCTTGATCAcatcaaatttttttgtcacttCATGACAACTAATACAACACAGAAATAATAAGAGTTCAGTATAACATTTAAGTACttagaaatttaatatatatatatatatatatatatatatattaccgtaTGAGCGAACCTAACAACCTCAGAAGCTCATAACAACTTCAAAACCTACGAAAAACTCAATAAACAATAACCTTAACCAAGAAAACATATCCATAGCAAAAACATATAcaacataattaaagaaaaaactaaaccATAAAAGATCgactataataaaatacaaatacacATTGAAGACGAAGAACTCATCttacaattaaaaaacaaaacaccaCCTTACAATTAAAAACGCAAAACTACCGAAAACATCAAAACTTTTGTAGAACTAAAACAACACTTGAAGAAACATTTACGCGTAAAAACATCCGAACATCCATAAGTCAATCACCTACGGTACTCCCTCCATCCCCCCTAAGTGCgtaaagcaaaataaaaataatcaatgg contains:
- the LOC114176689 gene encoding ABC transporter G family member 11-like gives rise to the protein MTSSSSVHCDLLVQEEDILEEKNRKTTLHMLIAEEAEGDDTKAIEMSVRVEGAKEDITVTWENLWVTVSSGKKKKPILQGLTGYASPGRILAIMGPSGCGKSTLLDGLAGRLSSQMKHTGKILINGQKQTLAYGTSGYVTQEDAMLSTLTAGETLYYSAELQFPDSMSTAEKKEQADITLREMGLQGAINTRVGGWGSKGLSGGQKRRLSICIEILTRPRLLFLDEPTSGLDSAASYYVMSRIATLNLRDGIRRTIVTSIHQPSSEVFELFHDLCLLSSGETVYFGPASDANQFFSSNGFPCPTLHNPSDHYLRIINKDFEQDAEEGFGKGVSTEKAIDTLVKSYRLSQVRKQVKREVKKIVESDSCEARKNRIHAAFPTQCLVLTRRSSLQFFRDISNYWLRLIVFIVIAISIGSIFYNIGTENGSVQGRGSLLIFFVSVLTFMTLVGGFSPLLEEMKVFGRERLNGHYGVTAFLIGHTFSAVPYMILISVIPGGIVYHLCGLHKGIDRFFYFTSLLFAIVMWVESLMLVIGSISPNYVIGMFLAGGVEGLMIVTGGFYRLPNDLPKPLWKYPFYYVSFLKYALQGSFKNDFDGLTFSVNLEGGGSASMSGREVLAETWHVEMGHSKWVDLAIMFAMILLYRVLFLVITKFKEKFKPFLASISLRP